The following proteins come from a genomic window of Populus nigra chromosome 6, ddPopNigr1.1, whole genome shotgun sequence:
- the LOC133696549 gene encoding uncharacterized protein LOC133696549 yields MDVSLIADTLTIATQQTLGSANSLLLHRQNCINLADQSSQICVVVVDALAPPPVKSRTSRRTLLRKRRRTRRRSQTDGDSGGFGEEYGFFCGGDGLFGGGGGGDGGGFGGGGRGWNFDKFGGHDWDEPSWWFSSRSSGFAYGFVYEVIYWIALSNCVHFAFKKVVRIVADGIGDTERGKAVPMRLATVC; encoded by the coding sequence ATGGACGTCTCTCTAATCGCAGACACATTGACAATAGCTACACAACAAACCCTAGGGTCTGCAAACTCGCTTCTTCTCCACCGCCAAAATTGCATCAACCTCGCAGATCAATCCTCCCAAATCTGCGTCGTCGTCGTTGATGCCTTGGCTCCGCCGCCTGTCAAGTCCAGAACCTCACGCCGCACTCTCCTCCGAAAGCGGCGGCGGACCAGGCGGAGATCGCAAACTGACGGAGACTCCGGTGGTTTCGGAGAGGAGTATGGGTTTTTTTGCGGTGGTGATGGTCTTTTTGGTGGCGGCGGGGGCGGGGATGGAGGAGGTTTTGGTGGTGGGGGGAGAGGGTGGAATTTTGATAAATTCGGAGGGCACGATTGGGATGAACCTTCGTGGTGGTTTTCTTCGCGGTCTTCGGGTTTCGCTTATGGGTTTGTATATGAGGTGATATATTGGATTGCGCTGTCGAATTGCGTGCATTTTGCGTTTAAGAAGGTTGTTAGGATCGTGGCTGATGGAATTGGTGATACCGAGAGAGGGAAAGCGGTGCCTATGAGATTGGCTACCGTGTGCTAA